A genomic stretch from Gordonia westfalica includes:
- a CDS encoding phage portal protein: MIPVTPAEWLPVLTARLDAAQPRISLLRRYVDGDAPLPEMGKNVRASWQRFQRQSRVNLATKISSSLAERLIPNGIDVGSNTDSDVVAAAQRIWRDNRIKGVVAKEATHHMLNYATSYMTAWVGDNGHAVITADSPEMMYAATDPLQPWKARAAIRWWRDSDAETDFAIVWCQIGWQLFSRSVWVNPAEVVERRIRNNRASSDQWDAATEFVITGEGPPVVVLNNPLGMGEFEPHLDTITRINAGILERRVTSAMQAWRQRALTGGLPQKDAEGNDIDWASVFEPAPGALWDIPAGIELWESDATDIRPLLEGVKDDLRELSEMSATPFPALLPGSQNQSATGSAAMKEALILKARDRLDVVDTGLSAIISKALRIEGFETEETISLSWEPPDHVSLSEKYDAAVKAKGAGESWKSIARNILGYSPEQIEQDALDLADEQLMSFVDNANARV; this comes from the coding sequence ATGATTCCGGTGACGCCGGCCGAATGGCTCCCCGTCCTCACAGCCCGTTTGGATGCTGCGCAGCCGCGAATCAGTCTGCTGCGTCGCTACGTTGACGGCGACGCCCCGCTCCCTGAGATGGGTAAGAATGTGCGGGCGTCGTGGCAGCGTTTTCAGCGGCAGTCGCGCGTCAACCTGGCGACGAAGATCTCGTCATCCTTGGCGGAGCGGCTGATCCCCAACGGTATTGATGTTGGCTCCAACACCGACAGTGATGTGGTGGCTGCGGCGCAAAGGATCTGGCGCGATAACCGCATCAAAGGTGTGGTCGCTAAGGAAGCCACCCATCACATGCTGAATTACGCCACCAGCTACATGACTGCATGGGTCGGGGACAATGGGCACGCCGTCATCACGGCGGACTCACCGGAAATGATGTACGCGGCGACTGACCCGTTGCAGCCGTGGAAGGCGCGCGCCGCGATCCGTTGGTGGCGTGACTCGGATGCGGAAACAGACTTTGCGATCGTGTGGTGTCAGATCGGCTGGCAGCTGTTCAGCCGTTCGGTGTGGGTAAACCCTGCCGAGGTGGTGGAGCGGCGCATCCGCAACAACCGTGCCAGTTCGGATCAGTGGGATGCGGCGACAGAGTTCGTCATCACCGGCGAGGGGCCGCCGGTGGTGGTGTTGAACAACCCGCTCGGAATGGGTGAGTTCGAACCCCATCTCGACACCATCACCCGCATCAACGCGGGAATCCTCGAGCGTCGTGTGACATCAGCGATGCAGGCGTGGCGTCAGCGCGCCCTCACGGGAGGTCTGCCACAGAAGGACGCCGAAGGCAACGACATCGATTGGGCGTCGGTGTTCGAGCCGGCGCCTGGTGCGTTGTGGGACATCCCTGCTGGTATCGAGTTGTGGGAGTCCGATGCCACCGATATTAGGCCTCTTCTGGAGGGTGTGAAGGATGACTTGCGGGAGCTGTCGGAGATGTCGGCCACCCCGTTCCCCGCGCTGCTTCCGGGTTCTCAGAATCAGTCGGCTACCGGCTCTGCTGCGATGAAGGAAGCGTTGATCCTGAAGGCGCGTGACCGACTTGACGTGGTTGATACGGGCTTGTCGGCGATCATCTCGAAAGCTTTGCGTATCGAGGGGTTTGAGACCGAGGAGACGATCTCCTTGTCGTGGGAACCGCCGGATCACGTGTCGCTGTCGGAGAAGTATGACGCCGCGGTGAAGGCGAAGGGTGCGGGGGAGTCATGGAAGTCGATTGCCCGCAACATTCTTGGCTACTCGCCGGAGCAGATCGAGCAGGATGCCTTAGATCTGGCTGACGAGCAGCTGATGAGTTTCGTGGACAACGCGAATGCCCGAGTCTGA
- a CDS encoding HNH endonuclease signature motif containing protein, translating to MFGYNALGRNHTRYVHRWVYEYLVEPIADGKVIDHLCRNTRCCNPQHLEVVTPVVNTMRGVGRTAVNARKRYCKRGHALAGENVRIDGRGYRHCRSCARLAAQERWAARK from the coding sequence ATGTTTGGGTACAACGCACTCGGGCGAAACCACACACGGTATGTCCATCGCTGGGTGTACGAGTACCTGGTTGAGCCAATCGCGGATGGGAAGGTAATCGACCATCTGTGTCGGAACACTAGGTGTTGCAACCCGCAACACCTTGAGGTGGTAACACCGGTGGTCAACACAATGCGTGGCGTTGGACGCACCGCAGTCAACGCCCGAAAGCGGTACTGCAAACGGGGGCACGCGCTCGCTGGCGAGAACGTAAGGATCGACGGCAGGGGTTATAGGCACTGCCGATCCTGTGCCAGGCTGGCGGCCCAGGAACGATGGGCTGCACGCAAGTGA
- a CDS encoding HNH endonuclease, with the protein MPRAPKKCGRTDCTTRTVGHTYCPKHRTTWPQSKGRNVPHRLQTACFRRDQYTCQRCGHHGNPGDGTLHADHTRNRAAGGPNHLDNLETLCTECHKPKTQREAKAGKGL; encoded by the coding sequence ATGCCGAGGGCACCCAAGAAGTGCGGTCGAACAGACTGCACCACCCGCACAGTCGGCCACACCTACTGCCCAAAACACCGAACCACCTGGCCCCAATCCAAGGGGCGCAACGTCCCCCACAGGCTCCAAACAGCCTGCTTCCGCCGTGACCAGTACACCTGCCAACGCTGCGGCCACCACGGCAACCCCGGAGACGGCACTCTCCACGCCGACCACACCCGCAACCGAGCAGCAGGTGGCCCCAACCATCTCGACAACCTCGAAACTCTGTGCACCGAGTGCCACAAGCCCAAGACCCAACGCGAGGCCAAGGCCGGAAAAGGCCTCTGA
- a CDS encoding large terminase, translating to MAKTEKQALLAFCELHPEGPTRFDGWDASGNPVGRPVNSPYIPMLAVSVEQVEELAYGALKYIVEEGPDADLFDSTLDRIVRLNDHGRADGKAVALSNNPGSRDGARTTMNCFDEPHRLYLPRQLKAHQTMDANLPKRPLDDPWSLYVGTAGQPGQGSVAEEIHIEATQIAEGKIQRPDLFYLYRTDDDPERDLSDKDERIRAIAEATGPIGEFGPGQFDEIASKWDRPGADGPYLERVWLNRWKRQGDQAFDMKKIKPGLCRSGERIPKGGFITLGFDGARFRDATALVATSIDTGLQELLGLWERPDDDDLEDDGWEVNEAEVTAAVEDAMTRYAVWKMYADPPHWTETVGSWAAKWPDRVEEWWTARVKPMAYTLREYREAIDSGSITFGGEHSHEDFVRHLGNAGRKELKIVDDEGKPLDVLQKQDGRADLKFDAAMASVLSWKACLDARKSGARPPRPVGMPRRIY from the coding sequence TTGGCGAAGACAGAGAAGCAGGCGCTCCTAGCGTTCTGTGAGCTTCATCCGGAGGGGCCGACCCGGTTTGACGGGTGGGATGCCTCGGGGAATCCGGTGGGTAGGCCGGTGAACTCGCCGTACATTCCGATGTTGGCGGTGTCGGTGGAGCAGGTTGAGGAACTTGCTTACGGCGCTTTGAAGTACATCGTCGAAGAAGGCCCTGATGCGGACCTGTTCGATTCGACGTTGGATCGGATTGTGCGGCTGAATGATCACGGTCGTGCTGACGGCAAAGCGGTCGCATTGTCGAACAACCCAGGGTCTCGTGACGGCGCTCGTACGACGATGAACTGTTTCGATGAGCCGCACCGGCTGTATTTGCCGCGGCAGTTGAAGGCGCACCAGACGATGGATGCGAACCTGCCGAAACGTCCGCTGGATGATCCGTGGTCGTTGTATGTGGGGACTGCCGGTCAACCCGGTCAGGGTTCGGTGGCTGAAGAGATTCACATCGAGGCCACGCAGATCGCTGAAGGCAAAATTCAGCGTCCGGACTTGTTCTATCTGTATCGCACGGATGACGATCCCGAACGGGATCTGTCGGATAAGGACGAGCGGATTCGGGCGATCGCTGAGGCGACCGGCCCGATCGGCGAGTTCGGTCCGGGCCAGTTCGACGAGATCGCTTCGAAGTGGGATCGCCCTGGCGCCGATGGGCCGTATCTCGAGCGGGTGTGGTTGAACCGGTGGAAACGTCAGGGCGACCAGGCGTTTGACATGAAGAAGATCAAACCGGGTTTGTGCCGCTCAGGGGAGCGCATCCCTAAGGGCGGGTTCATCACTCTCGGTTTCGATGGCGCCCGGTTCCGTGACGCTACCGCGTTGGTGGCGACGAGCATCGACACCGGGTTGCAGGAGTTGCTGGGGTTGTGGGAACGCCCCGACGATGACGACCTAGAAGACGACGGTTGGGAAGTCAACGAAGCTGAGGTGACCGCCGCCGTCGAGGACGCCATGACCCGGTATGCGGTGTGGAAGATGTACGCCGACCCCCCACACTGGACCGAAACGGTCGGCTCGTGGGCTGCGAAATGGCCTGACCGGGTGGAGGAGTGGTGGACCGCCCGAGTGAAGCCGATGGCGTACACGCTGCGCGAGTATCGGGAAGCCATCGACTCGGGGTCGATCACATTCGGTGGCGAACACAGCCACGAGGACTTTGTCAGGCACCTCGGAAACGCGGGCCGCAAGGAACTGAAGATCGTGGACGACGAGGGGAAACCCTTGGATGTCCTCCAGAAGCAAGATGGTCGGGCTGACCTCAAGTTTGATGCCGCGATGGCGTCGGTGCTGTCGTGGAAAGCCTGTCTGGACGCACGCAAGTCAGGGGCTCGACCGCCAAGGCCGGTCGGAATGCCACGTCGCATCTACTGA
- a CDS encoding phage capsid protein, translating into MAITHFIPELWAANITQAWDAEKVFAALLDRQYEGVATKGNTVHIPGVVAPAIKDYKANNRTTSADAITDTGVDLLIDQEKNFDFKVDDIDAAQSAGSLAPYTDAAGKALVDDADKFIATMLAAGATNLSGSAPDTGNKAFDLVKAARVALNKKNAPASGRVLVCNADFEGLLLGADSKLTSFDVSGDNNGLRNGTIGSLLGFRVLSSNNLPNNSTPGFVAFHPEAAAYVSQLDKVEALRADNSFADRLRGLHVYGGKVVRPDGVVKFGMTSGS; encoded by the coding sequence ATGGCCATCACCCATTTCATTCCCGAACTGTGGGCGGCGAACATCACCCAGGCGTGGGACGCCGAGAAGGTGTTCGCCGCTCTGCTCGACCGCCAGTACGAAGGCGTCGCGACAAAGGGCAACACCGTCCACATCCCCGGTGTCGTCGCACCCGCGATCAAGGACTACAAGGCCAACAACCGCACCACGTCGGCTGACGCCATCACCGACACCGGCGTCGACCTCCTGATCGACCAGGAGAAGAACTTCGACTTCAAGGTCGACGACATCGACGCCGCCCAGTCTGCGGGCAGCCTGGCCCCGTACACCGACGCCGCCGGAAAGGCGCTCGTCGATGACGCGGACAAGTTCATCGCCACCATGCTCGCCGCCGGAGCCACCAACCTGTCGGGCTCCGCTCCGGACACCGGGAACAAGGCATTCGACCTCGTCAAGGCTGCTCGTGTGGCCCTGAACAAGAAGAACGCCCCCGCCTCCGGCCGAGTTCTCGTGTGCAACGCCGACTTCGAAGGTCTGCTCCTCGGCGCGGATTCGAAGCTCACCAGCTTCGATGTGTCCGGCGACAACAACGGCCTCCGCAACGGCACCATCGGCTCCCTCCTCGGGTTCCGTGTGCTGTCGTCGAACAACCTGCCCAACAACTCCACCCCCGGCTTCGTGGCGTTCCACCCGGAGGCCGCGGCCTACGTGTCGCAGCTCGATAAGGTGGAGGCCCTGCGCGCCGACAACAGCTTCGCCGACCGGCTGCGCGGCCTGCACGTGTACGGCGGCAAGGTTGTCCGTCCGGACGGCGTCGTCAAGTTCGGAATGACTTCGGGTAGCTGA